AACCTGGAACCCTGCTCACACTACGGAAAAACCCCACCCTGTTCCAATTTGCTCATTCGCCACCAAGTAAAGAGAGTGGTAGTTTCTAATATTGATCCTAACCCGCTGGTCGATGGTGGTGGTATTCGACGAATGAAGGAAGCTGGTATTAAAGTAGATGTAGGCATTCTTCAGGGAGAAGGTGAGCGGCTCAACTGCTTGTTTTTTCAGCAAATTATTGCTAAAACTCACCCTGGTTCAGTACCTCACTAAGCAGAAGTAGTAGAATTCATTGGTAATTGCTAATTTTGCGAAGATTTCTATTTTTCAGCTATGCATTTACACAATCGCGTTGATCGAGAGATACTAAAGCAGCAAATTCAGGAAAGCACTGAGGAACGTATTACACTATCTTTTTACCAGTATGCCCGTATTGGTAACCCAATGTTTTTTCGTGATCATTTGTATTTACAGTGGTCGGAGTTGGGCGTATTAGGTCGTGTATACGTAGCGAATGAAGGCATTAATGCTCAGATTAATATACCCAAAGATCGTTTTAGCCAATTTCAAGAACAGCTTACCACTATTACCTTCCTAGAAGATGTACGGTTGAACGTTGCGGTAGATGACGATAGCAAATCCTTCTATAAGCTAAAAATTCAGGTAAAAAAGAAGATTGTAGCCGATGGGCTAAATGATGCTGCATTTGACGTAACCAACAGAGGGATTCATCTAAAAGCAGAAGCTTTTAACGCCCTGACGGATCGTCCTGATACCGTGGTAGTGGATATGCGGAACCACTACGAAAGCGAAGTAGGTCACTTTGAAAACGCTATCTTGCCAGATGTAGACTCTTTTCGAGAATCACTACCTAAGATAGAAAATATACTACAGGAGCACCGCGAGAAGAATATTGTTATGTATTGCACTGGAGGAATCCGATGTGAGAAAGCGAGTGCGTACTTCAAGCACAGAGGTTTTGAGCATGTGTATCAGCTAGAAGGGGGCATCATCAATTATGCCCGAGAAGTTCAAGAAAAAGGGCTCTCTAATAAATTTAAAGGGAAAAATTTTGTGTTCGATGAACGCTTGGGCGAGCGTATCTCCGACGAAATTATCAGCCACTGTCACCAATGTGGTGCGCCCTGCGATACCCATACCAATTGCCAAAACGAAGCCTGTCACCTCCTGTTCATTCAGTGCGAACGCTGTGCGGAAAAGTACAACGGTTGCTGCACTCCCGAGTGCCAAGAGGTTATTCAACTTCCGGCAGAAGAGCAGAAAGTACGGCGGAAATCACGACCGCAAAAACGGAATATCTTCCGTAAAGGACGTTCCGAGCATTTGAAACACCGACTAAAACAGTAGTATTAACGTTTCAATAGCTTTTTCTTTTCTTTTCTACTGTACGAATACTCTAGCCTGAGTACTTTGTATTTTTTCGTGCATTGGCCTACTATTCAGTACACCTTTTTTTATACTTTCCTTCTCGATACTCTCACTCTCCTATCGCTAGGATACATCAAATTGGGGAAATTCAGGGCTGAAAATCGTAAAAGCCAGAAAACTAATCAATGTACTATTTAGCGCAAGCTGTAGTTTAATTTCTGGAGAGTAAATAGTATTTTTACAATATAAATTATAGAATTTTTTTAACCTTATCGCAAAAAGATAAACTATCAGTCTCAAACCAGTCTTAACAGATGTCAAAAGTAAAATACCGTTACGATACAGAGACTTGCAAATACGAACCGATAAAACGGACATCAGCTAGTATTGTGTTAGATATTCTGTTATACAGCTCACTAGTAATGATTGGCGCGGTCTGTATTCTGGTAATTTACCTCTCCTACTACGACTCACCTAACGAAAAACTGCTCCGTAAAGGAAATGAAAAGTTAGTTTTTCGATTAGAGATGTTGAATAAGGAGATGAACCAAACGGGTCAGGCACTAGCAACATTGCAAAACCGCGATGATAAAGTGTACCGCACTATTTTTGAACAAGAGCCTATTGCGGCTTCCATCCGCAATGCTGGAATAGGTGGCACTCGTCGCTACCAAGATTTGATAGAGCAGGGTTTAGAGAACGGAGACTTTCTGCTTAAAACGCTCACCCAATTCGATCAGCTAAAGCGCCAGATGTATATTCAAACCAAGTCGTACGACGAGATACTAAGTCTGGCTAAAAGGCAGCACCTAATGCTGGCATCTATTCCAGCGATCACCCCTATTTCATTAAAGCAATCGTACTTATCTTCTGGGTTTGGTATGCGTTTTCATCCGATACATAGAATAAAGAGAATGCACTACGGGATAGACTTTGGAGCTCGGGTAGGAACGCCGATTTACGCCACCGGAGCAGGTCAGGTAACTAAAGTATCTACCCGCTTTACTGGTGCCGGAAAAAATATTGAGATTGACCACGGTTTTGGTTTCAAGACCAAATACTTTCATTTATCGGAGTTTAACGTAAAAGTAGGGCAGAAAGTAAAGCGGGGTGAGCTTATTGCTTACAGCGGCAATACCGGAACATCATCGGGACCTCACCTGCACTATGAGGTAATTAAAAACCGTAAGAAGGTAAATCCGATTCACTATTTCTACCAAGATATTACCGACAAAGAGTTTGAAAAACTGGTAGAGCTGGCTTCTATCGAGAACTCGTCTATGTAGTGCTAGGTTGCAAAATGGCTAGATTGTCACTTGGTCATTGAGTTACAGGCGACCGTCGCACGGGTTAGAAAGTTGCAGTGTTCAGGTGTTGGGAGTTAATCATTATTCATCAGTCATTACTCATTATTCATTAGCTGGTTGGTTCCATCAACGATCAATTTTAAATTCCGGTCTCCGGTCATATCTCTCTTCTTTTACGAAGCTTCCTCTAAATCTCTACGGCTGCTAATTCGGTAATACCTTCTCACTTTTTGGTAACGGCGAATGAGCGGATAGGCAAATACTGAAGTTAAAATAATTAGTGTACCCACGTAAAACTGCGGGGTCATTTGCTCTTTCTCGCCAAACACCAGTACGGCCAACACAATTCCGTACACCGGTTCCAGATTATTCGTCAGATTCATGGCAAAAGCCGTTACGTATTTCATTAATTCTACAGATACCGAATAGGCGTATACCGTACAAGCCAGAGCCAGCACCAACAACCACAGCCAGTCGCTTACCGAAGGGCTGAGGAACAACTCACCTGTATCGCTAATCCATTGTTGATAAATTGGAAAGAACAAAGCAATGCTTAGGGTTGCGCCCACCATTTCGTAAAATGTTATCAGGTATGGGTCGTAATGCTTACTGAACTGGGCATTGAGTACGGTAAACACAGAGGCAATCAATGCAGAAACTATGGCCATGCCAAGGCCTAATGCGTAAGTAAATTCAAAGCGAAAAATAACGTATAACCCTACAATCACCAGTACGCCCAGTAGTACTTCGTAGAGTTGAATCTTGCGGCGAGTCATCCATGGTTCAATTAAAGATGTCCACAACGAGCAGGTAGCCATTCCGGCCAAAGTAACTGAAGCAGTAGAAACCCGAGCCGCTCCAAAGAACAAAATCCAATGAAGGGCAATTAAACTTCCGGTGCCCAGCAGGGCTAACATTCGCCCTGGTACCCGAAAATCAACTCCCCGAAACCACAGCAGTAACGCAATGGCACCTGAGGCAATGAGGGTACGAAAAAAAACGATTTCTACCGCAGGGATGCTGATAAGTAGACCAAGCACTGCCGTAAACCCCCAAATCAGGACAATGAAGTGCAGTAGTACATAATGTTTGGTTCGGGCAGCCATTAACGGCGAACGATGTAGTAGAGAAAAATACCGACAATAGTAAATATAATGTTCGGCAGCCAGACCGCCAGCATGGGATCCATAGAATTTACTTCGGCAATACTACGAGCGAAAATAAAGAAGATAATGAAGACGAACGCAATCAGGAAGCCCAGTGCGATCTGGAATCCTGAACCACCCCGACTTTTTTTAGCCGACATAACTACGCCAATAAACGTGAGAATAATAGCCGTGAAGGGCGACATATAGCGAATGTATTTTTCTACCAAATACACCGGAATATCGTTAGCTCCCCGCTCCTGTTGCTGAGCAATGTACTGATCTAGTTCAGGCAACGTGAGGGTTTCAAATAATCCGTAGGTACTACCAAAATCTTTGGGCGAAATATTCAAAGTAGTATCCAAGCTTACTCCGTTCGAAATGGTTTCATCCTCGCCGTCAAACTGATGCAGCGTCCAGTTTTTGAGCGTCCACTTCGACTGGGTAGAATCCCACTCAATACGGCGAGCCGAAAGCTTTTGCAGCATCTGGTTACCCTGAATTTGCTCTAGGGTAAACCGATAACCCACATTATTACTGTTATTGTAGCTTTCCATGTAGGCGTACAGCTCCGGAGCTACTTTCATGTGAATGTTCCGTTCGTCGTAGTAAAACGGACTTTTAATGTACGTTTGCTCAAAAGCAATCCGGTCTTTATTAGCATTGGGAATTACCCATCCGTTCAGAAAGAAGCTTACTACCGCAATAAGGGAGGAACCGATGAAGTACGGCACCAACAGGCGAGGAAAGCTTACTCCGCTACTCAGCATCGCCACAATTTCAGTATTGTTCGCCAACTTAGATGTGACGAATACTACCGCAATAAAAACAGTAATGGGGGTTATCAGACTGGCTAGGTACGGAATGTAGTCCAGGTAGTAGGCGAGAATTTCTACACCACCTAGCTGATGTTCCAGAAAATCATCGTTTTTTTCGGTAAAATCGATGACGCAAACAATAGACACCAGTATCAGCACCACAAAACCGAAGGTGCCAAGAAATTTCTTAAGTAAGTAGCGATCTAATATTTTAAGCATCGGATGGTTTACTTCAACTACGGTTACAAGCGTTGCATAATTGTGGGGAGTATTTGATTTTTCCAGTTAGCAAAACTTCCCCGCTCTATTTGCTCTCGGGCCTGCCGGGTTAGCCAAAGATAAAACGTTAAATTATGCACACTTGCAATTTGCGGTCCCAACATCTCTTTAGCGTGTATTAAATGTCGCAAATACGCCTTGCTGTAGAACGTGCTCACGTAACCGCCTAGTGTCTCATCAATAGGAGAAAGGTCATTCTTCCATTTTTCGTTCCGAATGTTGATAATTCCCTGAGTAGTAAATAGCATTCCGTTGCGGGCATTGCGGGTAGGCATTACGCAATCGAACATATCTACTCCCAAGGCAATGGACTCCAGAATATTGGCAGGGGTGCCCACGCCCATTAAATAACGAGGCTGATGGGCTGGCAAAATATTGCAAACCAAATCAGTCATTTCGTACATCATTTCCGCTGGTTCACCTACGGCCAATCCGCCAATAGCGTTACCCAACCGATTTTGCTTCGCTACAAACTCTGCTGATTGCTGACGTAAATCACGGTAAGTGCTGCCCTGTACAATGGGAAACAAGGCTTGTTCGTAACCGTAGTGCCCCTCGGTTGAATCAAAGCGTTCAATACAACGCTCCAGCCAGCGATGGGTTAGGTGCATGGATTGCTTGGCATATTCGTAATCGCAAGGGTAGGGAGTACATTCATCAAAGGCCATAATAATATCGGCTCCAATAGCTCGCTGAATATCCATTACCGACTCCGGACTAAATGTATGCCGAGAGCCATCGATATGCGATTGAAAAGTAACGCCCTTTTCCTTAATCTTACGCATATTGGTAAGTGAGTATACCTGATAACCACCACTATCAGTTAGGATTGGACGATCCCATCCATTGAAACGATGCAGCCCGCCCGCTTGCTTTAGTAATTCTATGCCAGGTCTCAAGTAGAGGTGATACGTGTTGCCAAGGATAATATCGGCATTAATATCTTCTTTGAGTTCCCGCTGATGAACGGCCTTCACGGTACCGGCCGTGCCTACTGGCATAAAAATGGGCGTGCGAATTGTTCCGTGGTCAGTAACCAGTTCGCCGGTTCGGGCATTACTTTTAGTATCAGTTTTTTGTAAGGTGAATTTCAACTTAGATGTTATGGTGTTAGCGTGCTGAAGTGTTATGGCGTTAAGTTACTGAACTCTGAACTTTAAAACTCAGAACAATAACACTTTAACACCTGGTACTACATTGTTAAACTACCGATTCTCGCTTTGGCTGATTTTCTTTTTGCTTTTTCTGTTTGTACCATACATTCAGAATAACTCCGGCGATTACTAGTACCATACCTACGTAGGTAAGTATATTGAACGTCTCGCCAAAGAAGAAAAACCCAAACAGTAGGGCATAAATAATGCTAAGGTAATTAAGGTTAGCCACTTTAGAAACTTCTTCCGCTTGGTAGGATTTGGTCATAAAATACTGAGCAAACTGCGTAAGCACCCCAATTCCTAGCAGCACTAGCCAATCCCAGCCCTGAGGTTGCACCCATTCAAAAGCAGAGAGAATACCAGTAACCGGAAGAGTAACCAGCGGAAAGTAAAGCACAATCACCAACGGATGTTCTGAATGGTTGAGCTTGCGAATAATGGTGTAGGCCATGCCGGACCCACCTGCGGCAATGATGCCCATTAGTAGATGAACTGGTTCCATCCGAGCTTCAAAGCCGCTGATAACCAGCATCCCTATAAAAGTAATCAAGAAGAAAAACCACTGTAGAGTCCAGACTTTCTCACGGAGTAATAACATGCCTAAAATAGCAGTGGCAATGGGAGATAAGAATTGTAAGGTAATAGCCGTAGCCAGCGGAATATTTTGTAGCAGTGTGAAGTATAGAACTAGAGCTACCGCCCCAAAAGCACCCCGAGCCACTAGCCACTTACGGTTATTTCCCCACATATTCACCTTCTGAACCCGCAGAACAGAATAGCTCATCACCAGAGAAATTAAGCTTCGAAAAAACACGGCTTCTACCGCCGGAATATGCGATATTAGTTTTACCAGCACATTCATACAGGCAAATAGAAAAGTAGCCAGTAGCATGTAGCGAACACCGGGAGAGAGAGTCATGCAATCTGAAAGGAAAAACGATAGAAATACTTAGTAACGCAGAAAAGAAAGCAAGGTTATTCCTGGTTTCTTAAGCTTGTTGAGCTTCTACTTCTACTGTTTGAGGTAGCGTATCGTAGATAATTTCCGGCTCTTCATTAATAGAGTCAGCGAGTGGGATGCGGAAGTAGAAGCGACTGCCTAAGCCTTCTTCGCTTTCTACGTAGATTTGCCCACCGTGAGCTTGCACAATCTCTTTAGAAATAGCCAAGCCTAATCCTAAGCCTCCTTTGTTCTTCTTGCCGTTATCGGATAGCTGCACAAACTTGTTAAACACTCTTCGGGCATTTTTAGGAGATACACCCGGGCCAAAATCTTGAACAGAGCACTCTACGTAATCGCCTACTTGCCTGGTAGCAACAATTACCTCACTTCCCTCGGGAGCGTAGCGAATGGCATTAGTAAGCAGGTTAATGAGCACCCACGATATTTTTTCAGGATCAATGTTGATCTCCAGTAGGTTTTCAGCAGTTTCATTTTTCAGCGTAAGGTTCTTTTCCAGAAGCTTAACCTGTACGGGAGCTGTGGCGTACTCAATGAGTACTTGAGGGGAGACGAGTTTCTTATCCATCTGAATGGTTCCGTTCTCAGCTCGAGCTAAATCCAGTAGTTCGGTAACCATTTTAACCAACCGATGCACCTCCTGCTTCATTGAGCCTACAATTTCAGACTGATCTTCCGACAACTCCCCAATACGAGGGTTTTGCAGTAACATCAGACTCATATTGAGGGCAGAAAGCGGAGTCTTTAGCTCGTGAGAAACTACCGCAACAAATTTAGATTTGGCTTCGTCAGATTCTTTAAAAGCAGTAATGTCCTTGAGAATGACAATATAGCCGATAAACCTCCGAAATGAGTCTTCTCGTCCGTATACTCGCATAATTTCTTTAGTGAAGAAAGCCTTCTTGCCGTGGTAGTTATCTACCTTTAAGAAATTATGGGTATCCTGACCGTTTGGTTTATCCGACTGGCGAGCAGTTTCCCTAATAACCTGATTAAGCTCGGCGGTTACTTCATTATCAGCAAAATCGCTGAGTTTTTTCCCTAAGAACTGCTCATCTTCCAAATTGGTAATCTGCTTACCTGATTCGTTCACTAGTATGATTCGCTTGTCTTCGTCCAGCATAATTAGCCCATCGCTCATGCTTTTGATGATCGATTCCATCCGACTCTTCTGCGCCTGCACTTCCTCAATGTTGAGCTTCTCGAATTCCTGGAGTTTGATAGACATTACGTTAAAAGCTTGGGCAAGCTCTCCCAACTCACTACGCGAGTCTACCGTAATTTTCTGCTGGTACTCCCCTTGCGAAATCCGCCGTATTTTTTCGGTGATATCCGTAAGCGGCCTTACAATAGCGTGGGGCACCTGGTACACCGCCCACCCGACAATAATAAGTACCAGCACCAGAATCAGAAATACCGATACTTTAGAGCGGAAATACAATCGCTGAGCAATGGCATCTTTCTTACTAAGCTGGGCGTGGTTAATGCTAGCTAGTTGAATACAGTTTTCCCGAATTAATTCGTTTCGTCGCTGAAGCACAGTAAAATACAGTCCAATGCGGTCTACCGTATACTCAAATTGCCCTATATCCTCTTTGTAAGCAAGATACTCATCCTGAATCTGGCTAAACAGTGCATCTTCTCGTTCTCCGGCAACATTGTTCTGGCAGAGGATCAGTTGATTCTCAAACACCACTTGCTCAGCCACCATTATATCCATCAGGGTAGAGTCATCGTAGTTTGTGCCCAGGCATATTTTAGAAAGGATTTGATCAATTTTGGAAAGGGATGCGGTCATTCCCTCAGTAGCTTTAATAGCTCGGTAGTTATCTTCCAGAATTTTGTTGGAGGCATCCCCCAGGTTTCCGAGGTAGTAAATAGTAGTTCCTACCAGCAATAAGGTAAGAACTGTTACTAAAAGAAATCCGGAAAATATCTGCGCCCTAATCTTCATCCTCTGATAATGCCAATGCGGATTGAACCACTGTAAAACGTTTGTCTTCTTCGACATATCAGTTACAAAAATTAATCAGAAGGTTGGAAGTGGGGATAAAATACCCAAAAAAAGGTAAGTTGTTCATCATTATGATAATAGTTCTATCAGTCTGAAAGCTTGTAGATTCTAATTATGAGCTAATGTTATACTCTTTTAGCTTGCGGTAAAGGGTGGCTAACCCAATATCTAATCGCTTAGCCGCTTCTGATTTATTACCATTCGTTGACTCTAGCGTTTTAAGAATATGAGCCTGCTCTACCGATTTTAAATCTACCAGTCCAGAGTCGGGCGCATAGCTCACTGTAGCGGGTGAACCACCCGAACTGACTGGGGTATGATTGCTCGCCGGACTACTAACTGTTACTGGAGCTGTTTGGTGTAAAATCTCATTGGGTAAAGCATCGGGGGTTAGACGGTCGGTATCGGCTAAAATAACGGCACGCTCTACCACATTGCGGAGTTCGCGAATATTCCCCGGCCAGTTGTAGCGCTTAAGGTAATCCAGAAATTCGGGATCAATACTAGAAATTGATTTGTTGGCTCGTTCGGCGTGCTCTTTCAGTAAATGCATTACCAGCACATCAATATCTTCTTTGCGGTCGCGCAAAGCGGGTAAGTCAATAGTGAAAGCACTCAGGCGATAATACAGGTCGCGGCGAAACGCTTCATTATCATCGTTGACCAACTCTCGGTTGGTAGCTGCAATAATGCGAATATCTACTGGAATAGGTTCGGTTTCGCCCACCCGATTAAGCATACGTGTTTCTAACACACGCAGTAGTTTAGCTTGTAGCTCAGGAGACATTTCACCTAGTTCGTCCAGAAAAATAGTGCCTCGGTCGGCCGCTTCAAAGTACCCTTTTTTATCGGAGCTGGCTCCGGTGAATGAGCCTTTCTTATGGCCGAATAGTTCAGATTCTTGCAGATCTTTAGGGATGGCCGCGCAGTTGATCGCTACAAAGTTTCCCTTGCGGCGCCGACTAGCCAAATGAATTGCTTCGGCTAGCAGCTCCTTACCCGTTCCGGTTTCGCCCAGTAGAAGTACGGTAGTATCGGTTACGGCTACCTTTTTTGCTAGCTCCAGCATTCGCTGTACCGACTGTGAGCTCCCTACAATCTTAGCGAAGCTAGACTTGGAGTCTAACCGAAATTCCATTTCTTGTAGCTTTCGGTTGAGCACGGCCTTTTCCATGGCTTTCTGCACAACCAATGGTAAGCGCTCATCGCCATCACCTTTTGCCAGATAGTCAAATGCACCC
This region of Tunicatimonas pelagia genomic DNA includes:
- the ribD gene encoding bifunctional diaminohydroxyphosphoribosylaminopyrimidine deaminase/5-amino-6-(5-phosphoribosylamino)uracil reductase RibD is translated as MNSSDELYMRRVLELAELGRGKVEPNPMVGCVIVKEERIIGEGWHQNYGEAHAERNAVDSVSNQEDIIGSTVYVNLEPCSHYGKTPPCSNLLIRHQVKRVVVSNIDPNPLVDGGGIRRMKEAGIKVDVGILQGEGERLNCLFFQQIIAKTHPGSVPH
- the trhO gene encoding oxygen-dependent tRNA uridine(34) hydroxylase TrhO codes for the protein MHLHNRVDREILKQQIQESTEERITLSFYQYARIGNPMFFRDHLYLQWSELGVLGRVYVANEGINAQINIPKDRFSQFQEQLTTITFLEDVRLNVAVDDDSKSFYKLKIQVKKKIVADGLNDAAFDVTNRGIHLKAEAFNALTDRPDTVVVDMRNHYESEVGHFENAILPDVDSFRESLPKIENILQEHREKNIVMYCTGGIRCEKASAYFKHRGFEHVYQLEGGIINYAREVQEKGLSNKFKGKNFVFDERLGERISDEIISHCHQCGAPCDTHTNCQNEACHLLFIQCERCAEKYNGCCTPECQEVIQLPAEEQKVRRKSRPQKRNIFRKGRSEHLKHRLKQ
- a CDS encoding M23 family metallopeptidase translates to MSKVKYRYDTETCKYEPIKRTSASIVLDILLYSSLVMIGAVCILVIYLSYYDSPNEKLLRKGNEKLVFRLEMLNKEMNQTGQALATLQNRDDKVYRTIFEQEPIAASIRNAGIGGTRRYQDLIEQGLENGDFLLKTLTQFDQLKRQMYIQTKSYDEILSLAKRQHLMLASIPAITPISLKQSYLSSGFGMRFHPIHRIKRMHYGIDFGARVGTPIYATGAGQVTKVSTRFTGAGKNIEIDHGFGFKTKYFHLSEFNVKVGQKVKRGELIAYSGNTGTSSGPHLHYEVIKNRKKVNPIHYFYQDITDKEFEKLVELASIENSSM
- a CDS encoding DMT family transporter, producing MAARTKHYVLLHFIVLIWGFTAVLGLLISIPAVEIVFFRTLIASGAIALLLWFRGVDFRVPGRMLALLGTGSLIALHWILFFGAARVSTASVTLAGMATCSLWTSLIEPWMTRRKIQLYEVLLGVLVIVGLYVIFRFEFTYALGLGMAIVSALIASVFTVLNAQFSKHYDPYLITFYEMVGATLSIALFFPIYQQWISDTGELFLSPSVSDWLWLLVLALACTVYAYSVSVELMKYVTAFAMNLTNNLEPVYGIVLAVLVFGEKEQMTPQFYVGTLIILTSVFAYPLIRRYQKVRRYYRISSRRDLEEAS
- a CDS encoding LptF/LptG family permease, with product MLKILDRYLLKKFLGTFGFVVLILVSIVCVIDFTEKNDDFLEHQLGGVEILAYYLDYIPYLASLITPITVFIAVVFVTSKLANNTEIVAMLSSGVSFPRLLVPYFIGSSLIAVVSFFLNGWVIPNANKDRIAFEQTYIKSPFYYDERNIHMKVAPELYAYMESYNNSNNVGYRFTLEQIQGNQMLQKLSARRIEWDSTQSKWTLKNWTLHQFDGEDETISNGVSLDTTLNISPKDFGSTYGLFETLTLPELDQYIAQQQERGANDIPVYLVEKYIRYMSPFTAIILTFIGVVMSAKKSRGGSGFQIALGFLIAFVFIIFFIFARSIAEVNSMDPMLAVWLPNIIFTIVGIFLYYIVRR
- the tgt gene encoding tRNA guanosine(34) transglycosylase Tgt, translated to MKFTLQKTDTKSNARTGELVTDHGTIRTPIFMPVGTAGTVKAVHQRELKEDINADIILGNTYHLYLRPGIELLKQAGGLHRFNGWDRPILTDSGGYQVYSLTNMRKIKEKGVTFQSHIDGSRHTFSPESVMDIQRAIGADIIMAFDECTPYPCDYEYAKQSMHLTHRWLERCIERFDSTEGHYGYEQALFPIVQGSTYRDLRQQSAEFVAKQNRLGNAIGGLAVGEPAEMMYEMTDLVCNILPAHQPRYLMGVGTPANILESIALGVDMFDCVMPTRNARNGMLFTTQGIINIRNEKWKNDLSPIDETLGGYVSTFYSKAYLRHLIHAKEMLGPQIASVHNLTFYLWLTRQAREQIERGSFANWKNQILPTIMQRL
- a CDS encoding DMT family transporter → MTLSPGVRYMLLATFLFACMNVLVKLISHIPAVEAVFFRSLISLVMSYSVLRVQKVNMWGNNRKWLVARGAFGAVALVLYFTLLQNIPLATAITLQFLSPIATAILGMLLLREKVWTLQWFFFLITFIGMLVISGFEARMEPVHLLMGIIAAGGSGMAYTIIRKLNHSEHPLVIVLYFPLVTLPVTGILSAFEWVQPQGWDWLVLLGIGVLTQFAQYFMTKSYQAEEVSKVANLNYLSIIYALLFGFFFFGETFNILTYVGMVLVIAGVILNVWYKQKKQKENQPKRESVV
- a CDS encoding sensor histidine kinase, with the protein product MSKKTNVLQWFNPHWHYQRMKIRAQIFSGFLLVTVLTLLLVGTTIYYLGNLGDASNKILEDNYRAIKATEGMTASLSKIDQILSKICLGTNYDDSTLMDIMVAEQVVFENQLILCQNNVAGEREDALFSQIQDEYLAYKEDIGQFEYTVDRIGLYFTVLQRRNELIRENCIQLASINHAQLSKKDAIAQRLYFRSKVSVFLILVLVLIIVGWAVYQVPHAIVRPLTDITEKIRRISQGEYQQKITVDSRSELGELAQAFNVMSIKLQEFEKLNIEEVQAQKSRMESIIKSMSDGLIMLDEDKRIILVNESGKQITNLEDEQFLGKKLSDFADNEVTAELNQVIRETARQSDKPNGQDTHNFLKVDNYHGKKAFFTKEIMRVYGREDSFRRFIGYIVILKDITAFKESDEAKSKFVAVVSHELKTPLSALNMSLMLLQNPRIGELSEDQSEIVGSMKQEVHRLVKMVTELLDLARAENGTIQMDKKLVSPQVLIEYATAPVQVKLLEKNLTLKNETAENLLEINIDPEKISWVLINLLTNAIRYAPEGSEVIVATRQVGDYVECSVQDFGPGVSPKNARRVFNKFVQLSDNGKKNKGGLGLGLAISKEIVQAHGGQIYVESEEGLGSRFYFRIPLADSINEEPEIIYDTLPQTVEVEAQQA
- a CDS encoding sigma-54-dependent transcriptional regulator yields the protein MDIQGNSILIVEDEASIRSLLAKILGLEGYKIFEASDVASGREILRNETIHLLLTDVNLPDANGIDFTKYVKKEYPLIEVVVLTAFSNVKDGVQAMKLGAFDYLAKGDGDERLPLVVQKAMEKAVLNRKLQEMEFRLDSKSSFAKIVGSSQSVQRMLELAKKVAVTDTTVLLLGETGTGKELLAEAIHLASRRRKGNFVAINCAAIPKDLQESELFGHKKGSFTGASSDKKGYFEAADRGTIFLDELGEMSPELQAKLLRVLETRMLNRVGETEPIPVDIRIIAATNRELVNDDNEAFRRDLYYRLSAFTIDLPALRDRKEDIDVLVMHLLKEHAERANKSISSIDPEFLDYLKRYNWPGNIRELRNVVERAVILADTDRLTPDALPNEILHQTAPVTVSSPASNHTPVSSGGSPATVSYAPDSGLVDLKSVEQAHILKTLESTNGNKSEAAKRLDIGLATLYRKLKEYNISS